Within the Fibrobacter sp. genome, the region AGAACGAATCCCTGACGGCCAGCATTTTATCTATACAATTCCAGCCTACGCCTACACCCCAAAGCAGACAAACGACTTCCACAGGATCGGATTACTGCTTTCAAATTACAAGCAATCTTTTCCGTATAAACTGCTGGTGAGTTTCTTCTATGCGCATTGAAACCGGAATTGTTCTGTAGTGAGATTAGTATCGATTATTATTATGCTATCCGGTATCATAACAAATATACCGATTCCGGAATTGACGGGAAATTAAACAATTCTCTTTGCAGAAATTATCACAAGTGCAGCTATCCCCTCGCCTTTGCCAAAAGCGGTTAAACCCTCCCCTGATGTGGCAGTAAAGCCCACATGCTCAATCGGCAGCGAAAGTAAAGACGCAAGTGAGGCACGGATTGCGGGAATGTGCTCCGAAAGATGCGGTCTGCGGGCCTCAACAGAAACCGAAAGATGGATTATTTTATACTCAGTTAACTTTTCAAGTGCTTTTGAAAGGTAAACCCTGCTGTCTTTTATCCCCTGCTTCAGGCAAAGATCATCACTTACTTTCCCCAGGATATTAACTCCGGTAAGTCCGGAAACAGCATTGGTGACAGCATGAAGTACGACATCGGCATCACTGTTGCCCGCAAGCCCGGCATGTCCCGGTATAACCACTCCTCCCAGAACAAGTGGTTTTGATGTAAGGGATAACTCAAAAGGATGTGAATCCTGGCCTATTGCGCTTATATACATTAATTTGCCTCTTGAATTCAGTGTGAGTTGTTTTTTCCCATTTTCAGGACAACAGCTTCTCTATTTCACCCGGCTCCGGGAAACGCCCCAGTTTCTTTTTAGAAAATATCAGCCTTCCGTCTACCTCTACTTCAAATACTCCCCCGCTTGACTGCACCAGTTCGTACCGATAACCAAATTTCTGCTTGATTTCTTCCGCCAGACCGACGGCTTTAGGATAGTAGTTTCAGACACCGCAGTAGGTAATTTTCATTAACTTTTCCATGTCTGCTCCTTTGTTGGATTTAGTATCCTGTCGAAGTTTAGGCAGGTATAAATATAAATGTTAGGTACTGATCAGGTAAGCCATAAAGAAAAACCCGGCTTCTTAAGGTCTTGAAACAGGATAAGAACCGGTATAGAAAGAACCAACCGGAAATAAACGATATCGATACCGAACTGGGAACAAGCATTTAAGGTTCAACATGAGTTTATTTTCTGATTACCTGAAGGGGTATCGTGATAGTGCCAAGCAGCCTGCCTTTCAGAGCATCGATGAGATCTGCGGTAAAAAGCAGTTCCTCCTCGTTACGATCTATTTTTTCGAAATAGAGGAAGCCGCTTACATACCCCCCCTGTTCAACGACCCCATCAGGAAGCACTTTTATGAGCATCTCCTCTGTAGGGAGTTCAATTTTAGCCCACACGGTGTAATAGCGGCTGTAGTAGAGCGAATCTACAGTAAAGGAATCCTGGTATGCCGGGAAAGCAGGATACATCCTTGAGCAGTAAGGTGCTACGGAAAACTTCTGGCAAACGACTGCTGATGGCAGTGGCAAGGGGTAAGGAAGAATTATCCAGGGGTCATCCAGCGTGCCTCTGATCTCATAGGGAGGCAGTGCCGCATAGTTGTCTCCACTTGTCAAGCCTTCCAGGTGGAAAACATTGTACCTGATAAGCAGAAGGTCCCTGCTTTTATTCTGTAAAGTGATCCGGATAGGTGTTATCTTATCCAGAATATCGGGTTTTCCGGTCCAGGCCTGCGTCTCCAGCATTATACTCACTCCGCTAGTCTCCGCGAAGGCCATCCCTTCCAGAATCACTGAACTGTGTGCACCGGGCCCGGGTACTATTTTCATGGTAGTTGCACAACTGAGAAAAAGCAGGAAACAAAAAAGAACGGCCCGAATCATTTTACTCACCTCTACCCTGTAGAAAAAGCAAGTAAAATGCCATGCCCCGCCGAAGGGCGGATCTTACATTGTCAAGAAAAGTTTACCTTGACTGCAGGAGAATCCAGTTGAGTGCGGTTATCAACCTGTAAATTAAGGCGATAAGAGAAAGCAGTATGCCATGTGCCATGGCTGCTATGAAACCGGAATTACGGAAAAGAGCCTTAACCCGGTCACGTCTGAGGAAGAGAAAAAAACCTCCGGTGACCAAAAAGAGAAATTTCAGCACACCACCTGAAAACAGAGATCTGACTTTTCCTCTCATCTTCTCCTGCTCCCGATATGTCAAGCTGCTGAACTGTCCTGAACAACAGCACTTACAGTCTTCTCTCCTTCAGTCAGCCTCTCTGCCATTGGCAGATAAGACTGCCGCACCGAAACGCTCTTGTAAGCCGGCCTGATAATCCGTCCTCCGCTTATCAGTTCCTCGATTCGATGAGCACACCATCCGGAAATTCTTGAGATGGCGAATATGGGAGTAAAAAGTTCTCTTGGGATATTCAGCATATCATATATAAAGCCCGAATAAAAGTCGACATTGGCGCTTATGGGCTTGTTTGTGCCCTTAATATCGAGAATAACCTTCGGGGAGAGCTTCTCAACAGCCCTGAGAAGTCTGTATTCGTCCATTCTGGATTTATCTTTTGCCAATTCTGCCGCTTTCTCTCTGAGAATAACGGCCCGGGGATCGGACAGAGTATAAACAGCGTGTCCCATGCCGTAAATCAATCCTTTTCTATCGAACGCCTCTCTTTTCAGCAGCTTGCTCAGATAAGCCGTTATCTCCCCCTCATCAGTCCAGTCCTTTACAGACTCCTTCAAATCATCCATCATCTGGGCAACTTTTATGTTGGCCCCTCCGTGTTTGGGACCTTTCAAAGATCCCACTGCCGCTGCTATGGCAGAATAGGTATCTGTATCCGAAGAGGAAACAACATGGAGAGCAAATGCGGAATTGTTCCCGCCACCATGCTCCGCATGGAGTATAAGTGCCAGATCCAGCGTTTCAGCCTCAAGATCGGTAAAACTTGAATCGGAACGAATCATGTAAAGAAAGTTCTGGGCAGTGCTCAATCCCGGCTGCGGCTTATGAATAAAAAGACTCTGATTGTCATAGTAATGACGTTTTGCCTGATATCCGTACGCAACCAGCGTAGGAAACCTGGCAATAAGCTCTATGCATTGCCTGAGCACATTTTTAATACTCAATTCCTCCGGATTTTCATCGTAGGAATAGGAAGCCAGAACCGCTCTGGCAAGCTTGTTCATGATATCGGGGCTGGGGGCCTTCAAGATCATGTTCTCTGTGAATCCATCAGGTAGATCCCGGCAGTTACCCAGCATTCCATCAAAGTGCTCAAGCTGTTCTTTATTGGGAAGGTTTCCGAAAAGAAGCAGATAAACCACTTCATTGAATCCAGGCCGCTTCTCCCTGCGGCATCCCTCAACTATCTCCTCAACATCGATTCCCCTGTACCGCAGACGTCCCTCAACCGGTACCTTTTCGTTTTCATCAACTATGTATCCATGGACATCACCAATACTGGTCAAACCGACAAGCACACCAGTCCCATCAGGGTTGCGCAATCCACGCTTTACGTTGTATTTGCTGTACAAATCCGCATCGATGGTATTTTTCGCAGCGATTTTGGAAGCCTCATCAAGATACTGAATCTCAAATTCAGACAGCTTTCTTTTATGCCCGTACATAAATAATCCCATCTTTTTTATGAACAGAACTGTGAAATATACATCAAGGTATTAAACCGCATCAGTTCAAATTTCTCACATTTTTACATAAATAACTGTAATAGCAATAGCAAGACACAAAACTGGAATGTATATTCACCTGTTCCATAAAAGGAGATATAGAATGAGCGGAAAAGAACTTGATCAGACACTGGTACTAATCAAACCCGATGCACTTAAAAACTCTCTCACCGGTTATGTGCTTTCACTTCTTTCTGAGTTTCACACCGGATTATGTTTTGCGGGGACCAAAGTCGTAAACGTAACCAGAATGCTTGCCGAAGAACACTACACCGAACACCGTGGCAAGGCTTTTTT harbors:
- a CDS encoding 2-C-methyl-D-erythritol 2,4-cyclodiphosphate synthase, whose protein sequence is MYISAIGQDSHPFELSLTSKPLVLGGVVIPGHAGLAGNSDADVVLHAVTNAVSGLTGVNILGKVSDDLCLKQGIKDSRVYLSKALEKLTEYKIIHLSVSVEARRPHLSEHIPAIRASLASLLSLPIEHVGFTATSGEGLTAFGKGEGIAALVIISAKRIV
- a CDS encoding SelT/SelW/SelH family protein, whose translation is MAEEIKQKFGYRYELVQSSGGVFEVEVDGRLIFSKKKLGRFPEPGEIEKLLS
- a CDS encoding citrate/2-methylcitrate synthase, with protein sequence MYGHKRKLSEFEIQYLDEASKIAAKNTIDADLYSKYNVKRGLRNPDGTGVLVGLTSIGDVHGYIVDENEKVPVEGRLRYRGIDVEEIVEGCRREKRPGFNEVVYLLLFGNLPNKEQLEHFDGMLGNCRDLPDGFTENMILKAPSPDIMNKLARAVLASYSYDENPEELSIKNVLRQCIELIARFPTLVAYGYQAKRHYYDNQSLFIHKPQPGLSTAQNFLYMIRSDSSFTDLEAETLDLALILHAEHGGGNNSAFALHVVSSSDTDTYSAIAAAVGSLKGPKHGGANIKVAQMMDDLKESVKDWTDEGEITAYLSKLLKREAFDRKGLIYGMGHAVYTLSDPRAVILREKAAELAKDKSRMDEYRLLRAVEKLSPKVILDIKGTNKPISANVDFYSGFIYDMLNIPRELFTPIFAISRISGWCAHRIEELISGGRIIRPAYKSVSVRQSYLPMAERLTEGEKTVSAVVQDSSAA